The following proteins are encoded in a genomic region of Burkholderia stabilis:
- a CDS encoding hydantoinase B/oxoprolinase family protein: MNLLTDIAAAPRAGDTHARIRTLSDAQFLERYACERFTASVLINRLRYAVEHMSTGFMREAFSPIIRDWYDFACTLSGPPEMDYPMPVVSNSLVVFLGTMGDAVRNAVQEYGPHNLEPGDVLICNDPYRVGTHVNDVCFIRPVFVDGRLVSFVNMRAHQLDIGGVVPGGFSATKRNVYENGLVIPPMLLWSKGKPVRSTFSLIFDNSRFGGLLLPDFHSIAHQLELGERLVRENIARYGLDAYLGSLAYACDVSAERMRDAIGRIPDGDYTGSALIDADGVDASVDYRVNITLRKRGHRIEADLSGTSAQARSSINCGILDAKTALGVALTLLLDPEAPFTSGTWRDIDLAAPAGTLLTSLPPDGAIMMFWESSGALVAAILNALNPVLGENAVAGDYGSTSTHNAYGVTRAGTPWANVCQCGGEHGPWGATKEADGDSYTVLLTLNNLDPATESIEADSPVVLLRKEHAIDGGGAGAHRGGAAHLKDALWLTAADHHSSPFRTREPSGVGANGGSAGPCGGVWFFPPAHRADGRPDALLGTGPDVYAASTPVAGVLDPQSKVLDPQQGRYHYYGSQPVWRTEPGAISRYITNGGGGWGDAFARDPARVLADVRDEYVSIAGAARDYGVVVAGDPRRDPEGLRIDEAGTQRLRAAR; the protein is encoded by the coding sequence ATGAATCTCCTGACCGATATCGCCGCCGCACCGCGCGCCGGCGACACCCATGCGCGCATCCGCACGCTGTCCGACGCGCAATTCCTGGAGCGGTACGCGTGCGAGCGCTTCACGGCGTCCGTGCTGATCAACCGCCTGCGCTACGCGGTCGAGCACATGTCGACCGGCTTCATGCGCGAAGCGTTCTCGCCGATCATCCGCGACTGGTACGACTTCGCGTGCACCCTGAGCGGGCCGCCGGAGATGGACTACCCGATGCCGGTGGTCAGCAACAGCCTAGTCGTGTTCCTCGGCACGATGGGCGACGCGGTGCGCAACGCGGTGCAGGAATACGGGCCGCACAACCTCGAACCCGGCGACGTGCTGATCTGCAACGACCCGTACCGCGTCGGCACGCACGTCAACGACGTCTGCTTCATCCGCCCGGTGTTCGTCGACGGCCGGCTGGTGTCGTTCGTCAACATGCGCGCGCACCAGCTCGACATCGGCGGCGTCGTGCCGGGCGGCTTCTCGGCAACCAAGCGCAACGTCTACGAGAACGGCCTCGTGATCCCGCCGATGCTGCTGTGGTCGAAGGGCAAGCCGGTGCGCTCGACGTTCAGCCTGATCTTCGACAATTCGCGCTTCGGCGGCCTGCTGCTGCCCGACTTCCACAGCATCGCGCACCAGCTGGAACTGGGCGAGCGGCTGGTGCGCGAAAACATCGCGCGCTACGGCCTCGACGCGTATTTGGGCAGCCTGGCCTACGCGTGCGACGTATCGGCCGAGCGCATGCGCGATGCGATCGGGCGGATTCCCGACGGCGACTACACCGGCTCCGCGCTGATCGATGCGGATGGCGTCGACGCCAGCGTCGACTATCGCGTCAACATCACGCTGCGCAAGCGTGGCCACCGGATCGAGGCCGACCTGTCGGGCACCTCGGCGCAGGCGCGTTCGTCGATCAACTGCGGCATTCTCGATGCGAAGACGGCGCTCGGCGTCGCGCTGACGCTGCTGCTCGATCCGGAGGCCCCGTTCACCTCCGGCACCTGGCGCGACATCGACCTGGCCGCGCCGGCCGGCACGCTGCTGACGTCGTTGCCGCCCGACGGCGCGATCATGATGTTCTGGGAGAGCAGCGGCGCGCTGGTCGCGGCGATTCTCAACGCGCTCAACCCGGTGCTCGGCGAGAACGCGGTGGCGGGCGACTACGGCTCGACCAGCACGCACAACGCGTATGGCGTGACCCGTGCCGGCACACCGTGGGCCAATGTCTGCCAGTGCGGCGGCGAGCATGGCCCGTGGGGCGCGACCAAGGAAGCGGACGGCGACAGCTACACCGTGCTGCTGACGCTCAACAACCTCGACCCGGCGACGGAATCGATCGAGGCCGATTCGCCGGTCGTGCTGCTGCGCAAGGAGCACGCGATCGACGGCGGCGGCGCGGGCGCGCATCGCGGCGGCGCCGCGCACCTGAAGGACGCGCTGTGGCTGACGGCGGCCGATCACCACAGCTCGCCATTCCGCACGCGCGAGCCGAGCGGTGTCGGCGCGAACGGCGGCAGCGCCGGGCCGTGCGGCGGCGTCTGGTTCTTCCCGCCCGCCCACCGTGCGGACGGCCGCCCGGACGCGCTGCTCGGCACCGGCCCGGACGTCTATGCGGCCAGCACGCCGGTCGCGGGCGTGCTCGATCCGCAGAGCAAGGTGCTCGACCCGCAGCAGGGCCGCTATCACTACTACGGGAGCCAGCCGGTGTGGCGGACCGAGCCGGGTGCGATATCGCGCTACATCACGAATGGCGGCGGCGGGTGGGGCGACGCGTTCGCGCGCGATCCGGCCAGGGTGCTGGCCGACGTGCGCGACGAGTACGTCAGCATCGCGGGCGCGGCGCGCGACTATGGCGTCGTGGTGGCGGGCGATCCGCGTCGGGACCCGGAAGGGCTGCGGATCGACGAAGCCGGCACGCAACGCCTGCGCGCGGCGCGCTGA
- a CDS encoding hydantoinase/oxoprolinase family protein, with translation MIAIDVGGTFTDVVSLRDGRIETAKISTDYDDVTKPILAGARELNVADATAFNHASTHGLNAVITRRLPKIGFLTTEGHRDILDMGRVWRPASAILDPRWRRSFGDATRPLVPRYLRRGIRERMLADGSVLFPLDEAQAREELEVLKRCGVTGVSICLLNSYLNPAHEVRLKALVRDVLGDVACSISSEVSPLAREYPRASTTVIDTFMKIIYADYTERLENGLKAAGFGGELNFADCAATLVPVRRAMEQPYRIVFSGPSAGAIGSAHFGAMIGEPNLLCADVGGTSLDISVVTGGAPFVNTSFELEHDMVVNALAIDVTAIGAGGGSIVAIGPAGEIQVGPASAGSTPGPACYGRGGTQPTTTDTFLMIGVIDEHGFANGAIKLDRALSRQAFEHLDTGFTLAQRVRYAYEIAIHNIAEGLLNVAIKNGIDPRDYSLMAYGAAGPMLLPGVLDTLKCKQVIVPPNPGLFSALGLLSADQVFTASRSHYAILSAELAPQVDALYATMEAQLREGLDAGARVTFERSFDARLAGQSWETPFVPAPNGTIDAAAIDTMIAAFHHSYETRSGNRFEAFPVQGVTFRVRAVLETPKVAYPELPARGAEPLRPAGRTTLRYLGDLSDASGEGRQDAAVYHRDALRRGDVIDGPAVVNEGLSTTHIGARQTATVGRFGEMLIRNKE, from the coding sequence ATGATTGCTATCGATGTAGGCGGTACGTTTACCGACGTGGTCTCGCTGCGAGACGGTCGAATCGAGACCGCGAAGATCTCGACGGACTATGACGACGTGACGAAACCGATTCTCGCCGGCGCGCGCGAATTGAACGTCGCCGACGCCACGGCGTTCAACCACGCCAGCACGCACGGCCTGAACGCCGTCATCACGCGCCGGCTGCCGAAGATCGGATTCCTGACCACCGAAGGCCATCGCGACATTCTCGACATGGGCCGCGTCTGGCGTCCCGCATCGGCGATCCTCGATCCGAGGTGGCGCCGCAGCTTTGGCGATGCGACGCGCCCGCTGGTGCCGCGCTACCTGCGCCGCGGCATCCGCGAGCGGATGCTCGCCGACGGCTCGGTGCTGTTCCCGCTCGACGAAGCGCAGGCGCGCGAAGAGCTTGAAGTGCTCAAGCGTTGCGGCGTGACCGGCGTGTCGATCTGCCTGCTCAATTCGTACCTGAATCCCGCCCATGAAGTCCGTCTGAAGGCGCTCGTGCGGGACGTGCTGGGCGACGTCGCCTGTTCGATCTCGAGCGAGGTTTCGCCGCTCGCGCGCGAGTACCCGCGTGCGTCGACGACCGTGATCGACACCTTCATGAAGATCATCTACGCGGACTACACCGAGCGACTCGAGAACGGCCTGAAGGCGGCGGGCTTCGGCGGCGAGCTGAACTTCGCGGACTGCGCGGCGACGCTCGTGCCGGTGCGGCGCGCGATGGAGCAGCCGTACCGCATCGTGTTTTCCGGCCCGTCGGCGGGCGCGATCGGCAGCGCGCACTTCGGCGCGATGATCGGCGAGCCGAACCTGCTGTGCGCCGACGTCGGCGGCACGTCGCTCGACATCAGCGTGGTCACGGGCGGCGCGCCGTTCGTCAACACGTCGTTCGAGCTCGAGCACGACATGGTGGTGAACGCACTCGCGATCGACGTCACGGCGATCGGGGCGGGCGGTGGCAGCATCGTCGCGATCGGGCCGGCCGGCGAGATCCAGGTCGGGCCGGCGAGCGCCGGCTCGACGCCGGGGCCGGCCTGCTACGGTCGCGGCGGCACGCAGCCGACCACTACCGACACCTTCCTGATGATCGGCGTGATCGACGAGCACGGCTTCGCGAACGGCGCGATCAAGCTCGACCGCGCGCTGTCGCGGCAGGCTTTCGAGCATCTCGACACGGGATTCACGCTGGCCCAGCGCGTGCGCTACGCGTACGAGATCGCGATCCACAACATCGCCGAAGGGCTGCTCAACGTCGCGATCAAGAACGGCATCGATCCGCGCGATTACAGCCTGATGGCGTACGGCGCGGCCGGGCCGATGCTGTTGCCGGGCGTGCTCGACACGCTCAAGTGCAAGCAGGTGATCGTGCCGCCGAATCCCGGTTTGTTCTCGGCGCTCGGGTTGCTGTCGGCCGACCAGGTGTTCACCGCGAGCCGCAGTCACTACGCGATCCTCTCGGCGGAACTCGCGCCGCAGGTCGACGCGCTCTACGCAACGATGGAAGCGCAGCTGCGCGAAGGGCTCGATGCGGGCGCACGCGTCACCTTCGAGCGCAGCTTCGACGCGCGCCTGGCCGGCCAGAGCTGGGAGACGCCGTTCGTGCCCGCGCCGAACGGCACGATCGACGCGGCCGCGATCGACACCATGATCGCCGCGTTCCACCACAGCTACGAGACGCGCTCGGGCAACCGCTTCGAAGCTTTCCCGGTGCAGGGCGTGACGTTCCGCGTGCGCGCCGTGCTCGAGACGCCGAAGGTCGCCTATCCGGAGCTGCCGGCGCGCGGCGCCGAACCGCTGCGCCCGGCGGGCCGCACGACGCTGCGCTACCTCGGCGACCTGTCCGACGCGAGCGGCGAAGGGCGCCAGGACGCGGCCGTCTATCACCGCGATGCGCTGCGTCGCGGCGACGTGATCGACGGCCCGGCCGTCGTCAATGAAGGCTTGTCGACCACGCACATCGGCGCGCGCCAGACCGCGACGGTGGGCCGCTTCGGCGAAATGCTGATCCGCAACAAGGAATGA
- a CDS encoding helix-turn-helix transcriptional regulator, with protein MSGAAIGSTNPLDGLIGAIGSAAFPERVGTTLRALCGAELAFIFRIVDARPVEFVSIGCDGSDRAEHVRNTYLGGQWWQFDDEINELGTSGGDACTLLKTDFKLSAPPRLRQTLYGQLNIRDRVLMGGRVDGDPLVLGITRPEQYGPFETRHVDALADRAATILSIVARHYDLAMRARRLPSLLTDLAEIERQIALSGERLTARESEVCARYLYGLPTSGIAADLGIGAETVVTYRKRLYERLSIGSHRELLLWYLNLCSQMQ; from the coding sequence TTGTCCGGTGCGGCAATCGGATCGACCAATCCGCTCGACGGCCTTATCGGCGCGATCGGGAGCGCGGCGTTTCCCGAGCGGGTCGGCACAACGCTGCGCGCGCTGTGCGGCGCCGAGCTCGCGTTCATTTTCCGGATCGTCGATGCACGCCCGGTCGAGTTCGTATCGATCGGCTGCGACGGTTCCGATCGTGCCGAGCACGTGCGCAATACCTATCTCGGCGGCCAATGGTGGCAGTTCGACGACGAGATCAACGAACTCGGCACGAGCGGGGGCGATGCCTGCACGCTGCTGAAGACGGACTTCAAGCTGTCGGCGCCGCCGCGCTTGCGCCAGACGCTTTACGGGCAATTGAACATCCGCGACCGGGTGCTGATGGGCGGCCGCGTCGATGGCGATCCGCTGGTGCTCGGCATCACGCGCCCGGAACAATACGGCCCGTTCGAAACGCGTCACGTGGATGCGCTGGCCGATCGCGCGGCGACGATCCTGTCGATCGTCGCCAGGCATTACGATCTTGCGATGCGGGCGCGCCGGCTGCCGAGCCTGCTGACCGACCTGGCCGAGATCGAGCGGCAGATCGCGCTGTCCGGCGAGCGGCTGACCGCGCGCGAATCCGAGGTTTGCGCGCGCTATCTGTACGGCCTGCCGACGTCGGGGATCGCGGCCGATCTCGGCATCGGCGCGGAGACCGTCGTCACGTATCGAAAGCGCCTGTATGAACGCTTGTCGATCGGCAGCCACCGGGAACTGCTGCTTTGGTATCTGAACCTCTGCAGCCAGATGCAATGA
- a CDS encoding MFS transporter: MAFSRARSLTFRHLRSDFFPWAVALSVGLDYFDNTAFSFFSSYVAGGINVPPDELVWSSSAYAVASVLGILQQQWLIERIGFRRYLSGCLLMFAIGSLAASVSTTSFQLAMARGFQAYFIGPMLGTCRILLQTGFSPKNRPPATRLFLTIILLASALAPLIGGVLIANFGWHALFLCTTVAGLALSVFAFLVVPHIGKRQAALRSDTHLWPYLIFALALGALQIVAQQIRFELFSTSPVLLLLTVTGLLALGWVAWQQWTHPKPLIRLNTLREGPFRIAILLYAFYYYITNAIGYLISRLLEGGLGYPVENAGRIVGFTSLSSIAMAFLYFRYAKFVTRKKLLIVPGFLMATFIAVWFMNLPPDVSVPWLLAPLIVRGFLLMFIALPNGNVAFQIFPDHEFTHGYRLKNIVKQLAYSLSTASIIILDQHRLALHQTRLAEFATPYNPIFENALQSTARAFVEQGMSTAQAQGAALGEFARMAAHQASFMSVLDCFYVIAIISVAGAIIALVQKQIK; this comes from the coding sequence ATGGCGTTCTCCCGTGCGCGGTCGCTTACGTTCCGTCATCTACGCAGCGACTTCTTTCCGTGGGCCGTCGCGTTGTCGGTCGGGCTCGACTACTTCGACAACACGGCATTCTCGTTTTTCAGCAGCTATGTGGCCGGCGGCATCAATGTACCGCCCGACGAGCTGGTATGGTCGTCGTCCGCCTACGCTGTCGCGTCGGTACTGGGCATTCTTCAACAGCAATGGCTGATCGAGCGGATCGGGTTCCGTCGCTACCTCAGCGGATGCCTGCTGATGTTCGCGATCGGTTCGCTGGCGGCATCCGTCAGCACTACGTCATTTCAACTGGCGATGGCACGAGGCTTTCAAGCCTATTTCATCGGCCCGATGCTCGGTACGTGCCGGATTCTCCTGCAGACCGGTTTCTCGCCGAAGAATCGCCCGCCCGCGACGCGCCTCTTCCTGACGATCATTCTGTTGGCGAGCGCCCTCGCGCCGCTGATCGGCGGGGTTCTCATTGCAAACTTTGGCTGGCATGCGCTGTTCCTCTGCACAACCGTCGCCGGACTCGCACTGTCAGTCTTTGCGTTCCTGGTCGTCCCGCATATCGGCAAGCGCCAGGCGGCGCTGCGCAGCGATACGCATCTCTGGCCTTATCTGATTTTCGCACTCGCGCTGGGGGCGCTGCAGATCGTCGCCCAGCAGATCCGCTTCGAGCTGTTCAGTACGTCTCCGGTGCTGTTGCTCCTGACCGTAACGGGTTTGCTCGCGCTCGGCTGGGTTGCCTGGCAACAATGGACCCACCCCAAACCGCTGATCCGGTTGAATACGCTGCGGGAAGGGCCGTTCCGGATCGCGATCCTCCTCTACGCGTTCTACTACTACATCACGAATGCGATCGGCTACCTGATTTCCCGACTGCTCGAAGGCGGGCTCGGGTATCCCGTGGAGAACGCGGGCCGAATCGTCGGCTTCACATCACTGTCGTCGATCGCGATGGCCTTCCTGTACTTCCGATACGCGAAGTTCGTCACACGCAAAAAACTGCTGATCGTTCCGGGATTCCTGATGGCCACGTTCATCGCCGTGTGGTTCATGAACCTTCCACCAGACGTGAGCGTTCCTTGGCTCCTGGCACCGTTGATCGTACGCGGCTTCCTGCTGATGTTCATCGCCCTGCCCAACGGAAACGTGGCGTTCCAGATCTTCCCGGATCACGAGTTTACGCACGGCTACCGGCTGAAGAATATCGTCAAGCAACTCGCCTATTCGCTTTCGACGGCGTCCATCATCATCCTGGATCAACACCGTCTCGCACTCCATCAAACCCGGTTGGCCGAGTTCGCGACCCCTTACAACCCGATCTTCGAGAACGCGCTGCAGTCGACGGCTCGCGCGTTCGTCGAACAGGGCATGAGTACCGCGCAGGCCCAAGGTGCTGCCCTCGGAGAATTTGCCCGAATGGCGGCACACCAAGCGAGCTTCATGAGCGTGCTGGATTGCTTCTATGTGATTGCGATCATCTCCGTGGCAGGTGCCATCATCGCGCTCGTTCAGAAGCAGATAAAGTGA
- a CDS encoding helix-turn-helix transcriptional regulator, which translates to MSNHLLHLMLVQVLRLHLAASPEGWFMALSDRRISAAIGAIHSEPARHWTLEELARIAGLSRTVFAQRFKHLVGATTIHYLTRWRMLIAADRLRVGRESIASIAFSLGYESESAFCTAFKRTMCCSPTQYRRRA; encoded by the coding sequence GTGTCGAACCACCTGCTGCATCTGATGCTCGTGCAGGTGCTGCGCCTTCACCTGGCGGCATCGCCGGAGGGATGGTTCATGGCGCTGTCCGACCGGCGCATCAGCGCGGCCATCGGCGCCATCCATTCGGAACCCGCACGCCACTGGACGCTGGAGGAACTGGCGCGCATCGCCGGGCTGTCGCGGACCGTCTTCGCGCAGCGCTTCAAGCACCTCGTCGGCGCGACCACCATCCACTACCTCACGCGCTGGCGGATGCTGATCGCGGCGGATCGCCTGCGCGTCGGGCGCGAGAGCATTGCGTCGATCGCGTTCTCGCTCGGCTACGAATCCGAAAGCGCGTTCTGCACCGCATTCAAGCGAACCATGTGCTGTTCGCCGACGCAGTATCGCCGGCGGGCGTAG
- a CDS encoding nuclear transport factor 2 family protein yields MTSRDAGCEEKLQRIIDTDEIRTLMSKYCHGIDKHDEATFMSIWADDGVYELPRGQTAGIDGIRQLVRKVWREVPKCHHHITNPLIGIDGDRATAATDVIYYRQTDDGVLQLLSGTYAFRFSRIAGAWKTTCLKFASFGTISPVFKENITG; encoded by the coding sequence ATGACATCCCGCGATGCCGGCTGCGAGGAGAAGCTCCAGCGAATCATCGATACCGACGAGATCAGGACGTTGATGTCGAAGTACTGTCACGGCATCGACAAGCACGACGAAGCCACCTTCATGAGCATCTGGGCGGACGACGGCGTCTACGAACTGCCACGCGGGCAGACCGCCGGCATCGACGGTATCCGGCAACTGGTCCGCAAGGTCTGGCGAGAGGTGCCGAAGTGCCATCATCACATCACCAATCCGCTGATCGGCATCGATGGCGATCGTGCGACGGCGGCCACCGACGTGATCTATTACCGGCAGACGGACGACGGCGTCCTGCAACTGCTTTCCGGCACCTATGCATTCCGGTTCTCGAGGATCGCCGGCGCGTGGAAGACGACCTGTCTGAAGTTCGCCAGCTTCGGGACGATCAGCCCGGTCTTCAAGGAAAACATTACTGGATGA